The Bosea sp. AS-1 region GCGCCGTGGCGACAAGGTCGAGGCCGGTAAGGTCGTTGCCGTGCTGGAAAAGACCGACGCCGAGAACAGCGTCGCCGAAAGCGAGGCGCGGCTCGTGCAGGCGCAGGCGCAGCTCGATAATCTGCGCATCGGCAAGCGGCCGGAGGAGATCGCGGTGATCGAGGCGAGCCTCGCTTCGGCCAAGGCGCAGGAACGCGAGGCCGATCGGGCGCTCGATCGCCGCCAGGATCTGTTCCGGCGCGGGGTCTCGACACAGGCCGATCTCGACCAGGCCCTGACGGCGCGCGACGTCGCCGGCGCACGGGTACGGGAGATCGCCGCCAATCTCGGCGTCGCGCGGCTGGCGGCGCGGCCAGACGAGATCAAGGCGAGCGAGAACGCGGTCGAGCAGGCGAAGGCAGCGCTGGCGCAGGCGCGCTGGCGGCTGTCGCAGCGCGCGCTGGTCGCGCCCTCGGCCGGCCGGATCAGCGACGTGCTGCGCCGTGTCGGCGAGCTCGCCGGGCCGAGCGCGCCGGTGCTGCTGATGCTGCCGGACGGTGCGGCCAAGCTGATGCTCTACGTGCCGGAAGCGTGGATCTCCGGCGTGAAACCCGGCATGCAGCTGCAGGTCCGCTGCGACGGCTGCGCGCCGGGGCTGAGCGCGACCGTGACCTATGTTTCGCCGGAGCCCGAGTTCACGCCGCCGGTGATCTATTCGGCGCAGACGCGCCAGAAGCTGGTCTATCTGGTCGAGGCCCGGCCGGACGGCGGAACGCAGTCGCCGCTCCAGCCGGGGCAGATCGTCGATGCGATGCTGCGAGGCCAGCGGTGAGCGCGCCGCTCGCCATCGATGTGCACGGCATGACCAAGCGCTTCGGCAAGCGCACGGTGGTCGATGATGTCGATCTCGCGGTGGCGGCGGGCGAGATCGTCGGCTTCCTCGGCCCCAACGGCTCGGGCAAGACGACGACGATCCGGATGATCTGTGGGTTGCTCAGGCCCGATGCCGGGGAGGGCACGGTGCTCGGCCTGGATGTCCGCACGCAGAGCGCGGAGATCAAGCGCCAGGTCGGCTACATGACGCAGCGCTTCTCCTTCTATGAAGACCTGACCATTGCCGAGAACCTGACCTTCGTGGCGCGGCTTTACGAGCTCGACCCGGTCGAGGAGGCGGTGGCGAAGACCCTGGACGGGCTCGGCCTGACCTCGCGCAAGGACCAGCTTGCCGGCACGCTCTCCGGCGGCTGGAAGCAGCGGCTCGCGCTCGCCGCCTGCATCATGCACCAACCCAAGCTCCTGCTGCTGGACGAGCCGACCGCCGGCGTCGATCCGAAGGCGCGACGTGAGTTCTGGGACGAGATCCATCGCCTTGCCGGGGACGGGCTCACCGTGCTGGTTTCGACCCACTACATGGACGAGGCCGAGCGCTGTCACCGCATCGGCTACATCGCCTACGGTCGCATGCTGGCGACCGGGACGGTCGAGGAGGTGGTCCGTGGCTCCGGTCTCGTGACCTTCGTCGTCCACGGCACGCTGAAACCCGCCCAGATCCGGGCATTGGAGGCGACCGAGGGCGTCGAGCAGGTCGCCCCCTTCGGCGCGACGTTGCATGTCGTAGGCACCGACCGAGGCAAGCTGGAGGCGGCGCTCGAGCCCCTGACGCGCGAAGCCGGCATCAAGGTCGAGCCGGGCGAGACCAGCCTCGAGGACGTCTTCATCAAGTTCATGACCGGTGCGCAGGAGCGGGCGGCATGATCGCGCTGTTCT contains the following coding sequences:
- a CDS encoding HlyD family efflux transporter periplasmic adaptor subunit; amino-acid sequence: MILGFLCSFGLIAASFSACGTDTLRIAGYVEGEYVRLGPIDSARIERIEVRRGDKVEAGKVVAVLEKTDAENSVAESEARLVQAQAQLDNLRIGKRPEEIAVIEASLASAKAQEREADRALDRRQDLFRRGVSTQADLDQALTARDVAGARVREIAANLGVARLAARPDEIKASENAVEQAKAALAQARWRLSQRALVAPSAGRISDVLRRVGELAGPSAPVLLMLPDGAAKLMLYVPEAWISGVKPGMQLQVRCDGCAPGLSATVTYVSPEPEFTPPVIYSAQTRQKLVYLVEARPDGGTQSPLQPGQIVDAMLRGQR
- a CDS encoding ABC transporter ATP-binding protein, translating into MTKRFGKRTVVDDVDLAVAAGEIVGFLGPNGSGKTTTIRMICGLLRPDAGEGTVLGLDVRTQSAEIKRQVGYMTQRFSFYEDLTIAENLTFVARLYELDPVEEAVAKTLDGLGLTSRKDQLAGTLSGGWKQRLALAACIMHQPKLLLLDEPTAGVDPKARREFWDEIHRLAGDGLTVLVSTHYMDEAERCHRIGYIAYGRMLATGTVEEVVRGSGLVTFVVHGTLKPAQIRALEATEGVEQVAPFGATLHVVGTDRGKLEAALEPLTREAGIKVEPGETSLEDVFIKFMTGAQERAA